The following coding sequences are from one Pelagovum sp. HNIBRBA483 window:
- the glnA gene encoding type I glutamate--ammonia ligase has translation MSTADVLNLIKDEDVEYVDIRFTDPRGKLQHVTIVSDLVDEDFLEEGFMFDGSSIAGWKSIDQSDMKLMPDTESAYVDPFYAEKTICLHCNVVEPDTGEAYDRDPRGTAMKAEAYLKSSGIGDAAFFGPEAEFFVFDDVRFSVTMNKVSYQVDAIDGAWNSDTEYEMGNTGHRPGVKGGYFPVNPIDDAQDMRSEMLSTMKRMGMKVDKHHHEVASCQHELGLIFGSLTKQADEIQKYKYVIHNVAQAYGKSATFMPKPIAGDNGTGMHVNMSIWKDGKPLFAGDKYADLSDEALWFIGGILKHAKALNAFTNPATNSYKRLIPGFEAPVLRAYSARNRSGCVRIPWAESPKAKRVEARFPDPAANPYLAFSALLMAGLDGIKNKIDPGPASDKDLYDLPPEELADIPTVCASLREALEELEKDHEFLLAGDVFTKDQIQGYVDLKWEEVYAYEHTPHPMEFKLYYSC, from the coding sequence ATGAGCACAGCTGACGTTCTCAATCTCATCAAGGACGAAGACGTCGAATACGTCGACATCCGTTTCACCGACCCGCGCGGCAAGCTTCAGCACGTCACCATCGTGTCTGATCTTGTTGACGAAGACTTCCTCGAGGAAGGCTTCATGTTCGACGGCTCCTCCATCGCTGGCTGGAAGTCCATCGATCAGTCCGACATGAAACTCATGCCCGACACCGAAAGCGCCTATGTGGACCCCTTCTACGCAGAAAAGACCATCTGTCTGCACTGCAACGTGGTCGAGCCCGACACCGGCGAAGCCTACGACCGTGACCCGCGCGGCACCGCAATGAAGGCCGAGGCCTACCTGAAGTCCTCCGGCATCGGCGATGCAGCCTTCTTCGGCCCCGAAGCTGAATTCTTCGTCTTCGACGATGTGCGCTTCTCCGTCACCATGAACAAAGTGTCCTACCAGGTCGATGCCATCGACGGCGCCTGGAACTCCGACACCGAGTACGAAATGGGCAACACCGGCCACCGTCCGGGCGTTAAGGGCGGCTACTTCCCCGTCAACCCGATCGACGATGCACAAGACATGCGCTCCGAAATGCTCTCCACCATGAAGCGGATGGGCATGAAGGTCGATAAGCACCACCACGAGGTGGCCTCCTGTCAGCACGAGCTGGGCCTGATCTTCGGCTCGCTCACCAAGCAGGCAGACGAGATTCAGAAGTACAAGTACGTCATCCACAACGTGGCACAGGCTTACGGCAAGTCGGCAACATTCATGCCGAAGCCGATCGCAGGTGACAACGGCACCGGCATGCACGTCAACATGTCGATCTGGAAAGACGGCAAGCCGCTCTTCGCTGGCGACAAATACGCCGATCTCTCCGATGAGGCTCTGTGGTTCATTGGCGGCATCCTGAAGCACGCGAAAGCGCTGAACGCCTTCACCAACCCGGCGACCAACTCCTACAAGCGTCTGATCCCCGGTTTCGAAGCCCCCGTGCTGCGCGCCTACTCCGCGCGCAACCGTTCCGGCTGCGTCCGTATTCCGTGGGCCGAAAGCCCGAAGGCAAAGCGCGTCGAGGCCCGCTTCCCCGATCCGGCAGCAAACCCGTATCTTGCTTTCTCGGCACTCCTGATGGCTGGCCTTGACGGCATCAAGAACAAGATCGATCCGGGCCCGGCTTCCGACAAGGACCTCTACGATCTTCCGCCGGAAGAACTGGCAGACATCCCGACCGTCTGCGCCAGCCTCCGCGAAGCGCTCGAAGAGCTCGAGAAGGATCACGAGTTCCTGCTGGCCGGTGACGTGTTCACCAAGGACCAGATCCAGGGCTATGTCGATCTTAAGTGGGAAGAGGTCTACGCCTACGAGCACACTCCGCACCCGATGGAATTCAAGCTTTACTACAGCTGCTAA
- a CDS encoding DUF3445 domain-containing protein, producing MTRPPVLQREIPAQQREVAAVGLPKMQQVAPGEWLRVDEAYEAQLAEKARLLRKREADVLALLPEAQDAAAELLTVVLAEIAMRNDFKLEAGGIRRPDGKLVDPDPRRPLRTLAALVQEDFCLLMKEGDEHVLKGALLCFPASWTLAEKIGRPLLRIHAPVPDYDPSIAARVQRLFDGVQPGRPIWRANLLEYHDPALHHPRREGEGARDTSGDPQYERSERQTVLKLPGTGAVVFSIHTTIARKKAG from the coding sequence GTGACGCGCCCGCCCGTATTGCAACGAGAAATACCCGCCCAGCAACGCGAGGTCGCGGCGGTGGGCCTGCCGAAGATGCAGCAGGTTGCACCAGGGGAATGGCTGCGGGTAGACGAGGCGTATGAGGCGCAACTGGCCGAAAAAGCGCGGCTTTTGCGCAAGCGAGAGGCGGATGTTCTGGCGCTGCTGCCCGAGGCGCAGGATGCAGCGGCAGAGCTGCTGACGGTGGTGCTGGCCGAAATAGCGATGCGCAATGACTTCAAGCTGGAGGCGGGCGGCATTCGGCGCCCTGACGGGAAGCTTGTGGACCCTGACCCGCGCCGCCCGTTGCGGACGCTTGCGGCGCTTGTGCAGGAGGATTTCTGCCTCTTGATGAAAGAGGGTGATGAACATGTGCTGAAGGGGGCGCTGCTGTGCTTTCCGGCGAGCTGGACGCTGGCGGAAAAGATCGGCCGGCCCTTGCTGCGCATCCATGCGCCGGTACCTGACTATGATCCGTCAATCGCGGCGCGGGTGCAGAGGCTGTTTGATGGCGTGCAGCCGGGGCGGCCGATCTGGCGGGCAAACTTATTGGAATATCATGATCCGGCGCTGCATCATCCGCGCCGCGAGGGCGAGGGCGCGCGCGATACAAGCGGTGACCCGCAGTACGAGCGGAGCGAACGGCAGACGGTGCTGAAACTCCCCGGTACAGGAGCGGTGGTGTTCTCTATCCATACGACAATTGCGCGAAAAAAGGCGGGCTAG
- the dddP gene encoding dimethylsulfonioproprionate lyase DddP — protein sequence MNSPYRDRRKIDPTRGDTLGDNTPNDADRIEIGPTQLAYREWEAAGLALPDLQAMRRYRWERLTAHVVARGYGGLLMFDPLNIRYATDSTNMQLWNTHNPFRAVLLCADGYMVIWDYKNSPFLSTFNPLVREQRSGADLFYFDRGDKVDVAADTFSNEVRLLIEEHGGGNMRLAVDKIMLHGLRALEAQGFTIMEGEEVTEKSRAVKGPDEIKAMRCASHACETAVAAMEHSAREEVPRGNVSEDDIWAVLHAENIRRGGEWIETRLLTSGPRTNPWFQECGGRIVNNNEIVSFDTDLVGSYGICVDISRSWWIGDRPPPPAMVDTMKHAHEHIMTNMQMLRPGVNIQDLSRNSHRLRPEFQKQKYGCLMHGVGLCDEWPLVAYPDQMVEGAFDYELEPGMTLCVEVLASPEGGDFSIKLEDQVLITEDGFENLTKYPFDPRLMGEA from the coding sequence ATGAACAGCCCCTATCGTGACCGGCGCAAGATCGACCCGACCCGTGGCGACACGCTCGGCGACAACACCCCCAACGATGCCGACCGCATCGAAATCGGCCCGACCCAGCTTGCCTACCGCGAATGGGAGGCCGCTGGCCTCGCGCTTCCCGATCTTCAGGCCATGCGCCGGTACCGTTGGGAACGGCTCACCGCCCATGTGGTCGCCCGCGGCTACGGCGGCCTTCTCATGTTCGACCCGCTGAATATCCGCTACGCCACCGATTCCACCAATATGCAGCTCTGGAACACCCACAACCCGTTCCGCGCCGTGCTCCTCTGCGCTGACGGCTACATGGTGATCTGGGATTACAAGAACTCGCCCTTCCTCTCCACCTTCAACCCGCTCGTGCGCGAACAGCGCTCCGGCGCGGATCTCTTCTACTTCGATCGGGGCGATAAGGTGGACGTGGCTGCCGATACTTTCTCCAACGAAGTGCGGCTCCTGATCGAGGAACACGGCGGCGGCAACATGCGCCTCGCCGTCGACAAGATCATGCTGCACGGCCTGCGCGCGCTTGAGGCACAAGGCTTCACCATCATGGAAGGCGAGGAAGTCACCGAGAAATCCCGCGCCGTCAAAGGGCCGGACGAGATCAAGGCCATGCGCTGCGCCTCCCATGCCTGCGAAACCGCCGTCGCCGCGATGGAGCATTCCGCCCGCGAGGAGGTGCCGCGCGGCAATGTGTCCGAAGATGACATCTGGGCCGTCTTGCACGCCGAAAACATCCGGCGCGGCGGCGAATGGATCGAAACACGTCTCCTGACCTCCGGCCCTCGCACCAACCCGTGGTTTCAGGAATGCGGTGGCCGTATCGTCAATAACAACGAGATCGTCAGCTTCGACACTGATCTCGTCGGCTCCTACGGCATCTGCGTCGATATTTCCCGCAGCTGGTGGATAGGCGACCGCCCGCCACCACCCGCGATGGTCGACACGATGAAACACGCCCACGAGCACATCATGACCAACATGCAAATGCTCCGCCCCGGCGTGAATATCCAAGACCTCTCCCGCAACAGCCACCGCCTGCGCCCCGAATTTCAAAAGCAGAAATACGGCTGCCTTATGCATGGCGTGGGCCTTTGTGACGAGTGGCCCCTCGTCGCCTACCCCGATCAGATGGTCGAAGGCGCCTTTGACTACGAACTGGAACCGGGCATGACCCTCTGCGTCGAGGTGCTCGCCAGCCCCGAAGGCGGCGATTTCTCCATCAAGCTCGAAGATCAGGTCTTGATCACCGAGGACGGTTTCGAAAACCTGACAAAATACCCCTTCGATCCGCGATTGATGGGCGAGGCTTAG
- a CDS encoding P-II family nitrogen regulator: MKKIEAIIKPFKLDEVKEALQDVGVQGLSVIEVKGFGRQKGHTELYRGAEYVVDFLPKVKIEVVLADDQVDGAIEAIINAAKTDKIGDGKIFVSPVEQAIRIRTGESGDDAL, translated from the coding sequence ATGAAAAAGATCGAGGCGATTATCAAGCCGTTCAAACTTGATGAGGTCAAGGAAGCGCTGCAAGACGTGGGCGTTCAGGGTCTTAGCGTCATCGAGGTCAAGGGCTTCGGCCGCCAGAAAGGCCATACCGAACTGTATCGCGGTGCCGAGTATGTCGTGGACTTCCTCCCGAAAGTGAAAATCGAGGTCGTTCTGGCCGACGATCAGGTCGATGGCGCCATCGAGGCCATCATCAATGCTGCCAAGACCGACAAGATCGGCGACGGCAAGATCTTCGTTTCGCCCGTCGAACAGGCGATCCGCATCCGCACCGGTGAATCGGGCGACGACGCCCTCTGA